A window of the Harmonia axyridis chromosome 5, icHarAxyr1.1, whole genome shotgun sequence genome harbors these coding sequences:
- the LOC123680720 gene encoding cilia- and flagella-associated protein 61-like isoform X1 — MSVFKTLFSNPKSSLAYYNTPKGKPLNRNNVRRIGVRDVPRMTSLRNSITDKLFGDADIYDIVYNSCLSLGIEDEGRLIGVVCLNDYPNIKSLPSWSWDGWMKTTFGVDTMTTVNSKWIQLLLFDMSYMTNFLTPILETLFLDHRKISIVALAIPPNIKATPFLTEYSSRIPPRDNFSLQTTTTVSLLLKKDFFRNYRIRKAVEEDNDDIVSIIHRYSSTFKELYGEYFISELLTRVEGTNRHVIVAEYNGYAVAVMILNKTVNYDVLNESFEVGVFHSFKTPHAEDEYTLPAETFRPAYAFFEESSMEIVPFDKASIASSEEEEEDGYVPSRSESGSIGKFYSSSESSSEESWTIDPSIDLSLMLVHREDSVFDFNDYFTVESHASLLSTRLLNTDDYARPSQQKGRLSTCSSSSEIKPVVQEKLKKTMPLPGFFGRDDAFALEVLVSHPDHESSKEVLLGAAFECFPKRNYCVMCVPSIEHPTDFLKEFVRVTPRSMSTFPHELFVRHRNSMDCAMNVRISIAGDKPFVREFLEQMLKPGDVLRQYEHSLRDEESRYISLIMTCERQVVGLAIVSQKVNMDYLYAHFTLYKWTDEMKHNSDTVAMLENFLIYPVFQKYCRYFLNEILRLADFTLLVYLVSPEDLDGCMKDYPLLNCLQYLVPVAPRLMPVYDPAFSDEACLPPPFVSEPGEVLSLFIASTRLSGVKRVEINTRIVVVGSGDTALSFLETLVFGSDPDLLVTFNNITVVSPHGLPFYKEVSKGRNLFQINRGSTVYKLILNMNLRIYVNTVHGVVNRIRRQKKIVIVNEVTSLCYDYLVLFCGEQYRVPKLEFKARKKLSDFPDNAFMINTDNDIVQVFNRIRKQKREFMDWRRMGDERIVIYGKDMRAIACLGALIEYGIPTSLLVLVEPTAIQNINSESMKASNLHFPDPEISEAIDRLIMKLGVKLYRGYKLRDWETNEEDKITHIEINSKSTSVRLRCRFLFLYAEKSISNKTYQAIYKAGLVFDGKLIIDCNFRTNDPFIFAAGTLTQYSKKYHAEHMSHRYYNAHEVGETIGRQFRTMLIPESLRKFERGDKSRQVTKQIGVLPHFHEPIVEHCLLPGGVFYLNIKAPGRQVPVEIEMTSDDYGQLLVTGDFEHLERQGYFRLHINRLKTVESISCLSKQPLDIENLISLWGKDVMVLNDLLVRFEMGVINDFFEFFKEPWLCGIVYDKFPQLMDEVREMFSDREMEDGQTMSEIITEYFEKNRWSLLTDRQNYEISCILRDSTVINEIEEKVLEYIQRNRIHLPMFAYPSLVQRILENHRTSPMFTK, encoded by the exons ATGTCCGTTTTCAAAACCCTATTTTCCAATCCGAAAAGCTCCCTCGCCTACTACAATACTCCCAAAGGAAAACCGCTGAATAGGAACAATGTACGAAGAATTGGTGTTAGAGATGTACCACGCATGACTTCTTTGAGGAATTCTATAACAGATAAGCTGTTCGGTGATGCAGATATCTATGACATAGT atacAATTCTTGTTTGTCGCTAGGCATAGAAGATGAGGGTAGATTGATAGGTGTAGTATGTTTGAACGATTATCCAAATATCAAGTCACTGCCCAGTTGGTCTTGGGACGGTTGGATGAAAACCACGTTTGGTGTGGACACGATGACAACAGTGAATTCGAAATGGATACAGCTTTTGCTGTTCGACATGAGCTATATGACGAACTTTCTCACACCAATACTGGAAACTTTATTTTTGGATCACAGAAAAATTAGTATTGTGGCTCTTGCTATACCACCGAACATCAAGGCGACCCCTTTTTTGACAGAATATTCTTCGAGGATACCGCCAAGGG ATAATTTCTCACTCCAAACGACGACCACCGTGAGCCTGctattgaaaaaagatttttttcgaaacTACAGAATAAGAAAGGCTGTTGAAGAGGATAACGATGATATAGTTTCAATAATACATCGTTACTCAAGCACCTTCAAAGAATTATATGGGGAATACTTCATATCCGAACTTCTTACAAGGGTTGAAGGTACCAATAGACAT gtaataGTTGCCGAATACAATGGTTATGCGGTGGCTGTGATGATTCTCAATAAAACCGTCAATTATGACGTTTTGAACGAATCCTTCGAAGTAGGAGTTTTTCATTCCTTCAAGACTCCTCATGCGGAAGACGAATACACACTTCCAGCAGAAACCTTTCGTCCAGCTTACGCGTTTTTTGAAGAATCTAGTATGGAAATAGTCCCGTT TGACAAAGCTTCGATAGCATCatcagaagaagaagaggaggatGGCTATGTGCCAAGCCGTTCGGAAAGCGGTTCGATCGGCAAATTCTACTCCAGTTCTGAAAGTAGTAGCGAAGAATCCTGGACAATAGATCCTTCGATAGACCTCTCTCTGATGCTGGTCCATAGGGAAGATTCCGTATTCGATTTCAACGACTACTTCACCGTAGAAAGTCATGCAAGTTTGTTGTCTACCAGGCTGTTGAATACTGACGATTATGCTCGACCTAGTCAACAGAAGGGGAGACTGTCTACGTGTTCGTCTTCCTCTGAGATAAAGCCTGTTGTACAAG AAAAGCTCAAAAAGACCATGCCCTTACCTGGATTCTTCGGACGAGACGACGCCTTCGCCCTAGAGGTCCTGGTGTCCCATCCTGACCACGAATCGTCCAAAGAAGTCCTACTGGGCGCCGCTTTCGAATGTTTTCCCAAAAGGAACTACTGCGTGATGTGCGTGCCCTCCATAGAACACCCCACTGATTTCCTTAAGGAATTCGTCAGGGTGACTCCAAGAAGCATGAGCACCTTTCCACACGAGCTCTTCGTGCGACACCG AAACTCCATGGATTGTGCGATGAACGTCAGAATCAGTATTGCTGGTGATAAACCCTTCGTTCGGGAGTTTCTCGAACAGATGCTCAAACCCGGTGACGTGCTCAGGCAGTACGAACATTCATTGCGTGACGAAGAGAGCCGATACATTTCCCTGATAATGACATGCGAAAGACAAGTGGTAGGGCTGGCAA TTGTTAGTCAAAAAGTCAACATGGACTACCTTTACGCTCATTTCACCCTCTACAAATGGACAGACGAAATGAAGCATAACAGCGACACTGTGGCCATGCTGGAAAATTTCCTCATTTATCCCGTGTTCCAAAAGTACTGCAGATATTTCCTAAACGAAATACTGAGATTAGCCGATTTCACTCTGTTGGTATACCTAGTGTCTCCAGAAGACCTAGACGGCTGCATGAAGGATTATCCTCTTCTCAACTGCCTTCAGTATCTAGTGCCGGTGGCGCCAAGACTCATGCCTGTGTACGATCCTGCCTTTAGTGACGAGGCTTGTCTTCCACCGCCATTTGTATCGGAGCCTGGCGAGGTACTGTCCCTCTTCATTGCATCCACGAGATTGTCCGGCGTCAAGAGGGTGGAGATCAACACTCGGATAGTGGTTGTCGGTAGTGGAGACACGGCCTTATCATTTTTGGAAACGCTCGTTTTTGGTTCAGATCCAGACTTGCTG GTGACATTCAACAACATAACAGTTGTGTCTCCACACGGCTTACCCTTCTACAAAGAAGTGTCGAAAGGTCGGAATCTGTTTCAAATCAACAGAGGAAGCACGGTGTACAAACTGATCCTGAACATGAACCTCCGCATATACGTCAACACTGTCCACGGCGTGGTGAACAGGATAAGGAGGCAGAAGAAGATCGTCATCGTGAACGAGGTGACCAGTCTCTGCTACGACTATCTGGTGCTGTTCTGTGGTGAACAATATCGGGTGCCCAAGCTGGAATTCAAGgcgagaaaaaaattgtcggATTTTCCAGACAATGCGTTCATGATCAACACCGACAACGATATCGTCCAGGTGTTCAACAGGATAAGAAAACAGAAGAGAGAGTTTATGGACTGGAGACGCATGGGAGATG AACGCATCGTCATATATGGTAAGGACATGAGAGCCATCGCCTGCTTGGGAGCTCTTATCGAGTACGGAATACCAACCTCACTTCTGGTTCTGGTCGAGCCTACCGCCATCcagaacatcaacagtgaatcgATGAAAGCATCCAATCTCCATTTTCCGGATCCAGAGATATCGGAAGCTATAGACAGACTGATCATGAAGCTAGGGGTTAAGTTATACAGGGGGTACAAATTGAGGGATTGGGAGACGAATGAAGAGGATAAGATTACCCACATAGAGATAAATTCCAAATCTACCTCGGTCCGACTCAGATGCAGATTCCTATTCTTGTACGCAGAGAAGAGCATAAGTAACAAGACTTATCAGGCGATTTATAAGGCTGGCTTGGTTTTCGATG GTAAGCTGATAATCGACTGCAACTTCCGCACGAACGACCCCTTCATCTTTGCGGCCGGCACTTTGACTCAGTACTCCAAGAAGTACCACGCGGAACACATGAGCCACAGGTACTACAACGCGCACGAAGTGGGCGAGACCATCGGCCGTCAGTTTCGCACCATGCTCATTCCCGAAAGCCTGAGGAAGTTCGAGAGGGGCGATAAGTCCAGGCAGGTGACGAAGCAGATAGGCGTTCTGCCGCATTTCCACGAGCCCATCGTCGAGCACTGCCTGTTGCCCGGTGGGGTCTTCTACCTGAACATCAAGGCGCCTGGGAGGCAGGTACCGGTGGAGATAGAGATGACGTCGGACGATTAT GGTCAACTTCTCGTTACCGGAGACTTCGAACATTTGGAACGCCAGGGATATTTCAGACTGCACATCAATCGTTTGAAGACCGTGGAATCCATAAGTTGCCTCAGCAAACAG CCTTTGGACATAGAGAATCTCATCAGTTTATGGGGTAAAGATGTGATGGTGTTGAATGATCTCCTGGTGAGATTTGAGATGGGAGTCATCAACGATTTCTTCGAGTTCTTCAAGGAGCCCTGGCTTTGTGGAATCGTTTACGATAAGTTCCCACAGCTTATGGACGAGGTCAGAGAGATGTTCTCGGATAGAGAG ATGGAAGATGGTCAAACTATGTCTGAAATCATTACAGAGTACTTCGAAAAGAATAGGTGGAGCTTG CTGACGGATAGGCAAAACTACGAAATAAGCTGCATACTTCGAGACAGTACTGTTATCAATGAAATCGAAGAAAAAGTGCTCGAATATATTCAGAGAAACAGAATACATCTGCCCATGTTTGCGTATCCAAGCCTGGTACAGAGAATATTAGAGAATCACCGGACAAGTCCCATGTTCACGAAATAA
- the LOC123680720 gene encoding cilia- and flagella-associated protein 61-like isoform X2 codes for MKTTFGVDTMTTVNSKWIQLLLFDMSYMTNFLTPILETLFLDHRKISIVALAIPPNIKATPFLTEYSSRIPPRDNFSLQTTTTVSLLLKKDFFRNYRIRKAVEEDNDDIVSIIHRYSSTFKELYGEYFISELLTRVEGTNRHVIVAEYNGYAVAVMILNKTVNYDVLNESFEVGVFHSFKTPHAEDEYTLPAETFRPAYAFFEESSMEIVPFDKASIASSEEEEEDGYVPSRSESGSIGKFYSSSESSSEESWTIDPSIDLSLMLVHREDSVFDFNDYFTVESHASLLSTRLLNTDDYARPSQQKGRLSTCSSSSEIKPVVQEKLKKTMPLPGFFGRDDAFALEVLVSHPDHESSKEVLLGAAFECFPKRNYCVMCVPSIEHPTDFLKEFVRVTPRSMSTFPHELFVRHRNSMDCAMNVRISIAGDKPFVREFLEQMLKPGDVLRQYEHSLRDEESRYISLIMTCERQVVGLAIVSQKVNMDYLYAHFTLYKWTDEMKHNSDTVAMLENFLIYPVFQKYCRYFLNEILRLADFTLLVYLVSPEDLDGCMKDYPLLNCLQYLVPVAPRLMPVYDPAFSDEACLPPPFVSEPGEVLSLFIASTRLSGVKRVEINTRIVVVGSGDTALSFLETLVFGSDPDLLVTFNNITVVSPHGLPFYKEVSKGRNLFQINRGSTVYKLILNMNLRIYVNTVHGVVNRIRRQKKIVIVNEVTSLCYDYLVLFCGEQYRVPKLEFKARKKLSDFPDNAFMINTDNDIVQVFNRIRKQKREFMDWRRMGDERIVIYGKDMRAIACLGALIEYGIPTSLLVLVEPTAIQNINSESMKASNLHFPDPEISEAIDRLIMKLGVKLYRGYKLRDWETNEEDKITHIEINSKSTSVRLRCRFLFLYAEKSISNKTYQAIYKAGLVFDGKLIIDCNFRTNDPFIFAAGTLTQYSKKYHAEHMSHRYYNAHEVGETIGRQFRTMLIPESLRKFERGDKSRQVTKQIGVLPHFHEPIVEHCLLPGGVFYLNIKAPGRQVPVEIEMTSDDYGQLLVTGDFEHLERQGYFRLHINRLKTVESISCLSKQPLDIENLISLWGKDVMVLNDLLVRFEMGVINDFFEFFKEPWLCGIVYDKFPQLMDEVREMFSDREMEDGQTMSEIITEYFEKNRWSLLTDRQNYEISCILRDSTVINEIEEKVLEYIQRNRIHLPMFAYPSLVQRILENHRTSPMFTK; via the exons ATGAAAACCACGTTTGGTGTGGACACGATGACAACAGTGAATTCGAAATGGATACAGCTTTTGCTGTTCGACATGAGCTATATGACGAACTTTCTCACACCAATACTGGAAACTTTATTTTTGGATCACAGAAAAATTAGTATTGTGGCTCTTGCTATACCACCGAACATCAAGGCGACCCCTTTTTTGACAGAATATTCTTCGAGGATACCGCCAAGGG ATAATTTCTCACTCCAAACGACGACCACCGTGAGCCTGctattgaaaaaagatttttttcgaaacTACAGAATAAGAAAGGCTGTTGAAGAGGATAACGATGATATAGTTTCAATAATACATCGTTACTCAAGCACCTTCAAAGAATTATATGGGGAATACTTCATATCCGAACTTCTTACAAGGGTTGAAGGTACCAATAGACAT gtaataGTTGCCGAATACAATGGTTATGCGGTGGCTGTGATGATTCTCAATAAAACCGTCAATTATGACGTTTTGAACGAATCCTTCGAAGTAGGAGTTTTTCATTCCTTCAAGACTCCTCATGCGGAAGACGAATACACACTTCCAGCAGAAACCTTTCGTCCAGCTTACGCGTTTTTTGAAGAATCTAGTATGGAAATAGTCCCGTT TGACAAAGCTTCGATAGCATCatcagaagaagaagaggaggatGGCTATGTGCCAAGCCGTTCGGAAAGCGGTTCGATCGGCAAATTCTACTCCAGTTCTGAAAGTAGTAGCGAAGAATCCTGGACAATAGATCCTTCGATAGACCTCTCTCTGATGCTGGTCCATAGGGAAGATTCCGTATTCGATTTCAACGACTACTTCACCGTAGAAAGTCATGCAAGTTTGTTGTCTACCAGGCTGTTGAATACTGACGATTATGCTCGACCTAGTCAACAGAAGGGGAGACTGTCTACGTGTTCGTCTTCCTCTGAGATAAAGCCTGTTGTACAAG AAAAGCTCAAAAAGACCATGCCCTTACCTGGATTCTTCGGACGAGACGACGCCTTCGCCCTAGAGGTCCTGGTGTCCCATCCTGACCACGAATCGTCCAAAGAAGTCCTACTGGGCGCCGCTTTCGAATGTTTTCCCAAAAGGAACTACTGCGTGATGTGCGTGCCCTCCATAGAACACCCCACTGATTTCCTTAAGGAATTCGTCAGGGTGACTCCAAGAAGCATGAGCACCTTTCCACACGAGCTCTTCGTGCGACACCG AAACTCCATGGATTGTGCGATGAACGTCAGAATCAGTATTGCTGGTGATAAACCCTTCGTTCGGGAGTTTCTCGAACAGATGCTCAAACCCGGTGACGTGCTCAGGCAGTACGAACATTCATTGCGTGACGAAGAGAGCCGATACATTTCCCTGATAATGACATGCGAAAGACAAGTGGTAGGGCTGGCAA TTGTTAGTCAAAAAGTCAACATGGACTACCTTTACGCTCATTTCACCCTCTACAAATGGACAGACGAAATGAAGCATAACAGCGACACTGTGGCCATGCTGGAAAATTTCCTCATTTATCCCGTGTTCCAAAAGTACTGCAGATATTTCCTAAACGAAATACTGAGATTAGCCGATTTCACTCTGTTGGTATACCTAGTGTCTCCAGAAGACCTAGACGGCTGCATGAAGGATTATCCTCTTCTCAACTGCCTTCAGTATCTAGTGCCGGTGGCGCCAAGACTCATGCCTGTGTACGATCCTGCCTTTAGTGACGAGGCTTGTCTTCCACCGCCATTTGTATCGGAGCCTGGCGAGGTACTGTCCCTCTTCATTGCATCCACGAGATTGTCCGGCGTCAAGAGGGTGGAGATCAACACTCGGATAGTGGTTGTCGGTAGTGGAGACACGGCCTTATCATTTTTGGAAACGCTCGTTTTTGGTTCAGATCCAGACTTGCTG GTGACATTCAACAACATAACAGTTGTGTCTCCACACGGCTTACCCTTCTACAAAGAAGTGTCGAAAGGTCGGAATCTGTTTCAAATCAACAGAGGAAGCACGGTGTACAAACTGATCCTGAACATGAACCTCCGCATATACGTCAACACTGTCCACGGCGTGGTGAACAGGATAAGGAGGCAGAAGAAGATCGTCATCGTGAACGAGGTGACCAGTCTCTGCTACGACTATCTGGTGCTGTTCTGTGGTGAACAATATCGGGTGCCCAAGCTGGAATTCAAGgcgagaaaaaaattgtcggATTTTCCAGACAATGCGTTCATGATCAACACCGACAACGATATCGTCCAGGTGTTCAACAGGATAAGAAAACAGAAGAGAGAGTTTATGGACTGGAGACGCATGGGAGATG AACGCATCGTCATATATGGTAAGGACATGAGAGCCATCGCCTGCTTGGGAGCTCTTATCGAGTACGGAATACCAACCTCACTTCTGGTTCTGGTCGAGCCTACCGCCATCcagaacatcaacagtgaatcgATGAAAGCATCCAATCTCCATTTTCCGGATCCAGAGATATCGGAAGCTATAGACAGACTGATCATGAAGCTAGGGGTTAAGTTATACAGGGGGTACAAATTGAGGGATTGGGAGACGAATGAAGAGGATAAGATTACCCACATAGAGATAAATTCCAAATCTACCTCGGTCCGACTCAGATGCAGATTCCTATTCTTGTACGCAGAGAAGAGCATAAGTAACAAGACTTATCAGGCGATTTATAAGGCTGGCTTGGTTTTCGATG GTAAGCTGATAATCGACTGCAACTTCCGCACGAACGACCCCTTCATCTTTGCGGCCGGCACTTTGACTCAGTACTCCAAGAAGTACCACGCGGAACACATGAGCCACAGGTACTACAACGCGCACGAAGTGGGCGAGACCATCGGCCGTCAGTTTCGCACCATGCTCATTCCCGAAAGCCTGAGGAAGTTCGAGAGGGGCGATAAGTCCAGGCAGGTGACGAAGCAGATAGGCGTTCTGCCGCATTTCCACGAGCCCATCGTCGAGCACTGCCTGTTGCCCGGTGGGGTCTTCTACCTGAACATCAAGGCGCCTGGGAGGCAGGTACCGGTGGAGATAGAGATGACGTCGGACGATTAT GGTCAACTTCTCGTTACCGGAGACTTCGAACATTTGGAACGCCAGGGATATTTCAGACTGCACATCAATCGTTTGAAGACCGTGGAATCCATAAGTTGCCTCAGCAAACAG CCTTTGGACATAGAGAATCTCATCAGTTTATGGGGTAAAGATGTGATGGTGTTGAATGATCTCCTGGTGAGATTTGAGATGGGAGTCATCAACGATTTCTTCGAGTTCTTCAAGGAGCCCTGGCTTTGTGGAATCGTTTACGATAAGTTCCCACAGCTTATGGACGAGGTCAGAGAGATGTTCTCGGATAGAGAG ATGGAAGATGGTCAAACTATGTCTGAAATCATTACAGAGTACTTCGAAAAGAATAGGTGGAGCTTG CTGACGGATAGGCAAAACTACGAAATAAGCTGCATACTTCGAGACAGTACTGTTATCAATGAAATCGAAGAAAAAGTGCTCGAATATATTCAGAGAAACAGAATACATCTGCCCATGTTTGCGTATCCAAGCCTGGTACAGAGAATATTAGAGAATCACCGGACAAGTCCCATGTTCACGAAATAA
- the LOC123680720 gene encoding cilia- and flagella-associated protein 61-like isoform X4, translating to MGNTSYPNFLQGLKVIVAEYNGYAVAVMILNKTVNYDVLNESFEVGVFHSFKTPHAEDEYTLPAETFRPAYAFFEESSMEIVPFDKASIASSEEEEEDGYVPSRSESGSIGKFYSSSESSSEESWTIDPSIDLSLMLVHREDSVFDFNDYFTVESHASLLSTRLLNTDDYARPSQQKGRLSTCSSSSEIKPVVQEKLKKTMPLPGFFGRDDAFALEVLVSHPDHESSKEVLLGAAFECFPKRNYCVMCVPSIEHPTDFLKEFVRVTPRSMSTFPHELFVRHRNSMDCAMNVRISIAGDKPFVREFLEQMLKPGDVLRQYEHSLRDEESRYISLIMTCERQVVGLAIVSQKVNMDYLYAHFTLYKWTDEMKHNSDTVAMLENFLIYPVFQKYCRYFLNEILRLADFTLLVYLVSPEDLDGCMKDYPLLNCLQYLVPVAPRLMPVYDPAFSDEACLPPPFVSEPGEVLSLFIASTRLSGVKRVEINTRIVVVGSGDTALSFLETLVFGSDPDLLVTFNNITVVSPHGLPFYKEVSKGRNLFQINRGSTVYKLILNMNLRIYVNTVHGVVNRIRRQKKIVIVNEVTSLCYDYLVLFCGEQYRVPKLEFKARKKLSDFPDNAFMINTDNDIVQVFNRIRKQKREFMDWRRMGDERIVIYGKDMRAIACLGALIEYGIPTSLLVLVEPTAIQNINSESMKASNLHFPDPEISEAIDRLIMKLGVKLYRGYKLRDWETNEEDKITHIEINSKSTSVRLRCRFLFLYAEKSISNKTYQAIYKAGLVFDGKLIIDCNFRTNDPFIFAAGTLTQYSKKYHAEHMSHRYYNAHEVGETIGRQFRTMLIPESLRKFERGDKSRQVTKQIGVLPHFHEPIVEHCLLPGGVFYLNIKAPGRQVPVEIEMTSDDYGQLLVTGDFEHLERQGYFRLHINRLKTVESISCLSKQPLDIENLISLWGKDVMVLNDLLVRFEMGVINDFFEFFKEPWLCGIVYDKFPQLMDEVREMFSDREMEDGQTMSEIITEYFEKNRWSLLTDRQNYEISCILRDSTVINEIEEKVLEYIQRNRIHLPMFAYPSLVQRILENHRTSPMFTK from the exons ATGGGGAATACTTCATATCCGAACTTCTTACAAGGGTTGAAG gtaataGTTGCCGAATACAATGGTTATGCGGTGGCTGTGATGATTCTCAATAAAACCGTCAATTATGACGTTTTGAACGAATCCTTCGAAGTAGGAGTTTTTCATTCCTTCAAGACTCCTCATGCGGAAGACGAATACACACTTCCAGCAGAAACCTTTCGTCCAGCTTACGCGTTTTTTGAAGAATCTAGTATGGAAATAGTCCCGTT TGACAAAGCTTCGATAGCATCatcagaagaagaagaggaggatGGCTATGTGCCAAGCCGTTCGGAAAGCGGTTCGATCGGCAAATTCTACTCCAGTTCTGAAAGTAGTAGCGAAGAATCCTGGACAATAGATCCTTCGATAGACCTCTCTCTGATGCTGGTCCATAGGGAAGATTCCGTATTCGATTTCAACGACTACTTCACCGTAGAAAGTCATGCAAGTTTGTTGTCTACCAGGCTGTTGAATACTGACGATTATGCTCGACCTAGTCAACAGAAGGGGAGACTGTCTACGTGTTCGTCTTCCTCTGAGATAAAGCCTGTTGTACAAG AAAAGCTCAAAAAGACCATGCCCTTACCTGGATTCTTCGGACGAGACGACGCCTTCGCCCTAGAGGTCCTGGTGTCCCATCCTGACCACGAATCGTCCAAAGAAGTCCTACTGGGCGCCGCTTTCGAATGTTTTCCCAAAAGGAACTACTGCGTGATGTGCGTGCCCTCCATAGAACACCCCACTGATTTCCTTAAGGAATTCGTCAGGGTGACTCCAAGAAGCATGAGCACCTTTCCACACGAGCTCTTCGTGCGACACCG AAACTCCATGGATTGTGCGATGAACGTCAGAATCAGTATTGCTGGTGATAAACCCTTCGTTCGGGAGTTTCTCGAACAGATGCTCAAACCCGGTGACGTGCTCAGGCAGTACGAACATTCATTGCGTGACGAAGAGAGCCGATACATTTCCCTGATAATGACATGCGAAAGACAAGTGGTAGGGCTGGCAA TTGTTAGTCAAAAAGTCAACATGGACTACCTTTACGCTCATTTCACCCTCTACAAATGGACAGACGAAATGAAGCATAACAGCGACACTGTGGCCATGCTGGAAAATTTCCTCATTTATCCCGTGTTCCAAAAGTACTGCAGATATTTCCTAAACGAAATACTGAGATTAGCCGATTTCACTCTGTTGGTATACCTAGTGTCTCCAGAAGACCTAGACGGCTGCATGAAGGATTATCCTCTTCTCAACTGCCTTCAGTATCTAGTGCCGGTGGCGCCAAGACTCATGCCTGTGTACGATCCTGCCTTTAGTGACGAGGCTTGTCTTCCACCGCCATTTGTATCGGAGCCTGGCGAGGTACTGTCCCTCTTCATTGCATCCACGAGATTGTCCGGCGTCAAGAGGGTGGAGATCAACACTCGGATAGTGGTTGTCGGTAGTGGAGACACGGCCTTATCATTTTTGGAAACGCTCGTTTTTGGTTCAGATCCAGACTTGCTG GTGACATTCAACAACATAACAGTTGTGTCTCCACACGGCTTACCCTTCTACAAAGAAGTGTCGAAAGGTCGGAATCTGTTTCAAATCAACAGAGGAAGCACGGTGTACAAACTGATCCTGAACATGAACCTCCGCATATACGTCAACACTGTCCACGGCGTGGTGAACAGGATAAGGAGGCAGAAGAAGATCGTCATCGTGAACGAGGTGACCAGTCTCTGCTACGACTATCTGGTGCTGTTCTGTGGTGAACAATATCGGGTGCCCAAGCTGGAATTCAAGgcgagaaaaaaattgtcggATTTTCCAGACAATGCGTTCATGATCAACACCGACAACGATATCGTCCAGGTGTTCAACAGGATAAGAAAACAGAAGAGAGAGTTTATGGACTGGAGACGCATGGGAGATG AACGCATCGTCATATATGGTAAGGACATGAGAGCCATCGCCTGCTTGGGAGCTCTTATCGAGTACGGAATACCAACCTCACTTCTGGTTCTGGTCGAGCCTACCGCCATCcagaacatcaacagtgaatcgATGAAAGCATCCAATCTCCATTTTCCGGATCCAGAGATATCGGAAGCTATAGACAGACTGATCATGAAGCTAGGGGTTAAGTTATACAGGGGGTACAAATTGAGGGATTGGGAGACGAATGAAGAGGATAAGATTACCCACATAGAGATAAATTCCAAATCTACCTCGGTCCGACTCAGATGCAGATTCCTATTCTTGTACGCAGAGAAGAGCATAAGTAACAAGACTTATCAGGCGATTTATAAGGCTGGCTTGGTTTTCGATG GTAAGCTGATAATCGACTGCAACTTCCGCACGAACGACCCCTTCATCTTTGCGGCCGGCACTTTGACTCAGTACTCCAAGAAGTACCACGCGGAACACATGAGCCACAGGTACTACAACGCGCACGAAGTGGGCGAGACCATCGGCCGTCAGTTTCGCACCATGCTCATTCCCGAAAGCCTGAGGAAGTTCGAGAGGGGCGATAAGTCCAGGCAGGTGACGAAGCAGATAGGCGTTCTGCCGCATTTCCACGAGCCCATCGTCGAGCACTGCCTGTTGCCCGGTGGGGTCTTCTACCTGAACATCAAGGCGCCTGGGAGGCAGGTACCGGTGGAGATAGAGATGACGTCGGACGATTAT GGTCAACTTCTCGTTACCGGAGACTTCGAACATTTGGAACGCCAGGGATATTTCAGACTGCACATCAATCGTTTGAAGACCGTGGAATCCATAAGTTGCCTCAGCAAACAG CCTTTGGACATAGAGAATCTCATCAGTTTATGGGGTAAAGATGTGATGGTGTTGAATGATCTCCTGGTGAGATTTGAGATGGGAGTCATCAACGATTTCTTCGAGTTCTTCAAGGAGCCCTGGCTTTGTGGAATCGTTTACGATAAGTTCCCACAGCTTATGGACGAGGTCAGAGAGATGTTCTCGGATAGAGAG ATGGAAGATGGTCAAACTATGTCTGAAATCATTACAGAGTACTTCGAAAAGAATAGGTGGAGCTTG CTGACGGATAGGCAAAACTACGAAATAAGCTGCATACTTCGAGACAGTACTGTTATCAATGAAATCGAAGAAAAAGTGCTCGAATATATTCAGAGAAACAGAATACATCTGCCCATGTTTGCGTATCCAAGCCTGGTACAGAGAATATTAGAGAATCACCGGACAAGTCCCATGTTCACGAAATAA